A part of Ziziphus jujuba cultivar Dongzao chromosome 8, ASM3175591v1 genomic DNA contains:
- the LOC107413268 gene encoding acyl-CoA-binding domain-containing protein 6, translated as MGTEETRKDVDFSNWQSLLEDGQWVSLPVSGPRPSARYKHSAVVVDEKLYISGGSRNGRYLSDVQVLDLRNLVWSDIKLKPNADKLEENNSQEVLSPICSHNMVRWGNKLLLLGGLSKKLSNEIIVWSIDLETNVCGILETSGKVPISRGGNSTTLVSSRLILFGGEDRSRRLLNDVNVLDLETMTWDVMETMQTPPAPRFDHTAALHAERYLFIFGGCSNISIFSDLHVLDLQTMEWSQPQVQGDLVSPRAGHAGITIDENWYIVGGGDNRNGCPETLVLNMSKLVWSVLTNVKQRDPLASEGLSVCSVVIGGQKYLVAFGGYNGKYSNEVFVLRPKLKDISRPKILQSPAAAAAAASVTAAYALSKTEKLDSATESSSKEAEKIPSEHDVAGQIEAIREEKTLLELSLTEVRAENSKLTGEIEEINGTHAELSKELQSVQGQLVAERSRCFKLEAQITELHKILESMHSIEDDVQALRIQKSEFERNLELASAVERQSSGGVWGWIAGGA; from the exons ATGGGCACAGAAGAGACTAGAAAAGATGTGGACTTCAGCAACTGGCAATCGTTACTCGAGGATGGTCAGTGGGTATCTCTTCCTGTATCTGGTCCACGGCCATCAGCTCGCTATAAG CATTCAGCAGTAGTAGTTGATGAGAAATTATACATTTCCGGGGGGAGTCGTAATGGTCGTTATTTATCTGATGTTCAG GTCCTTGACCTTAGAAATTTGGTGTGGTCTGATATAAAATTGAAACCCAACGCTGACAAATTGGAAGAGAATAACTCGCAGGAAGTTCTTTCTCCCATATGTAGTCACAATATG GTTAGGTGGGGAAAcaaacttcttcttcttggtGGGCTATCTAAGAAATTGTCAAATGAAATCATAG TTTGGTCCATTGATCTCGAAACAAATGTCTGTGGCATCTTGGAGACCTCTGGAAAAGTTCCG ATATCTCGTGGTGGGAATTCCACAACATTGGTTAGTTCCAGACTTATATTATTTGGTGGAGAAGACAGGAGCAGAAGATTGTTGAATGATGTCAATGTTCTTGATCTAGAGACAATGACTTGGGATGTGATGGAAACAAT GCAGACACCTCCAGCTCCCAGATTCGATCACACAGCAGCGTTACATGCGGAAcgctatctttttatttttggtggttGTTCTAATATTAGTATCTTCAGTGACCTTCATGTACTTGATCTGCAGACA ATGGAGTGGTCTCAACCACAAGTTCAGGGTGACTTGGTCTCTCCTAGGGCAGGTCATGCTGGTATAACCATTGATGAAAATTGGTACATAGTTGGTGGTGGAGATAATAGAAATG GTTGCCCAGAAACCCTAGTTTTAAATATGTCAAAGCTTGTGTGGTCAGTGTTGACTAATGTTAAGCAAAGAGATCCGCTTGCTAGTGAG GGACTCAGTGTCTGCTCAGTGGTAATTGGAGGACAGAAATATTTGGTTGCCTTTGGTGGCTACAATGGGAAATATAGCAATGAG GTATTTGTTTTGAGACCCAAACTGAAGGACATATCGCGGCCCAAGATTTTACAGTCACCAGCTGCGGCTGCAGCTGCAGCTTCTGTTACAGCTGCATATGCCTTGAGCAAAACAGAAAAATTGGATTCTGCAACGGAGTCAAGCTCCAAGGAAGCTGAAAAAATTCCTTCTGAACATGATGTTGCAGGTCAGATTGAGGCAATTAGGGAAGAGAAAACTCTTTTGGAATTGTCACTCACAGAAGTCAGAGCAGAAAATTCTAAGCTTACCGGAGAAATTGAAGAAATCAATGGCACTCATGCTGAGTTGTCTAAG GAGCTCCAATCAGTACAGGGGCAACTGGTAGCTGAGAGATCAAGATGCTTTAAGCTGGAG GCACAAATCACTGAACTACATAAGATACTGGAATCAATGCATTCAATAGAGGATGATGTACAAGCACTTCGGATACAGAAGTCTGAATTCGAACGGAATTTGGAGCTTGCTTCGGCTGTTGAGAGGCAAAGTTCTGGTGGTGTTTGGGGATGGATCGCTGGAGGTGCCTGA
- the LOC125421360 gene encoding pentatricopeptide repeat-containing protein At4g31850, chloroplastic-like, with protein sequence MAASRTAPKPKGLLSSLFAHRRRPTTSLENPIKIPSLFTNPTTTPTSSNPERITSSDPIVHTQLEKFLTTNCKSGNFTLSEALKYFDIMIHNQPIPSLSSFNILLSALAKRKHYNHVLSLYTRMNLIGLLPTFITLNVLINCLCNVNRICDGFVVLGNMMRRGFRPDIVTYTSLVQGLCAENRIFEATKLFMKMVKLGCRPDAFTCSILINGLCQTGNTSIAVKLHEGMTDMNSGYGIYCKPDQVWYNTIINGLCQNGMVEKAKELFSEMKDAGFLPDVMAYNPLIHGLCYDGKWEEANGLFTEMVDQGVRPDVVTFNVLIDLLCKQGKMQEANDFLELMIQSGENPDSFTYKSLIIGFCISGRFDEAKELFLSMPSKGFKTDYSFSALINGYCKKWKTDEGMDLFREMVHRGIRPSVDTYNALLTGLFQGGKVEDAHRLLNEMQVQGLAPNSATYTIFLDGLCKKDCVPEALELFNNLKTCQFRPSIDIFNSLINGLCKSAKLEIALELFKQLPCMGLVPDVVTYNIIINGLCKEKLLEKANGLLLEMEEKGCAPDIVTYNTLMHGFLENSKSSNVVELLCKMAEKNVLPDAFTFSIVIDLLSMDKNYRECLNLLPTFLPHKNLYLKSVTKKFGHPRNIERCTAMAVSRAARKGKLSSLFADPQRPTASNSLTSPENPIKIPSLFTNPPPTPTSSSPKTSSQRITLNVSERTQLTKFLKKNCKSGNFTLTEALQYFDDMIHMQPIPSLSSFNTLLGALAKSKHHSHVLSLYTRMNLIGLLPNFITLNVLINCFCNVNRICDGFVVLGNMMRRGYEPNIVTYTSLVKGLCAENRIFEATKLFKKMVKLGFQPNPFTCSILIKGLCQTGNTSIAVKLHEKLTNRSSGYGVYCKPNQVWYGTIIAGLCKNGMLEKARELFSEMKVAGILPDVYAYNSLIHSLCCNERWEEAHGLFTEMVDQGVRPDAVTFNVLIDVLCKKGKMQEANDFLELMIRRGENPNSYTYNSLIIGFCKAGRFDEAKKLFVSMPSKGCETDSHNFSALIHGYCKKWKIEEAMDLFREMISKGVMPSLTTYNALLTGLFQACKVEDARRLLNEMQVQGLTPNSATYTIFMDGICKNGCIAEALELFRNLENCKFGLSIDIFNSLINGLCKSAKLEIALELFSQLPRMGLVPDVVTYNIMINGLCKEKLLDKANGLLLEMEAKGCAPDVVTYNTLMRGFLENGESSKVVEVFHEMAKKHVLPDASTFSIVKLTFNG encoded by the exons ATGGCAGCGTCAAGAACAGCTCCGAAACCGAAAGGTTTACTGTCATCCTTGTTCGCACACCGACGAAGACCCACAACTTCTCTTGAAAATCCCATCAAAATTCCATCTTTGTTCACCAATCCTACTACGACACCCACTTCTTCAAATCCCGAAAGGATAACTTCCAGTGATCCAATTGTTCACACCCAGCTCGAGAAATTCCTCACAACAAACTGTAAGTCGGGAAATTTTACTCTTAGTGAAGCTCTGAAATACTTTGATATCATGATTCACAACCAGCCCATTCCTTCATTGtcatcattcaatattttattaagtgCACTGGCTAAGAGAAAGCATTATAATCATGTTTTATCACTTTATACTAGAATGAATTTGATTGGGTTACTGCCTACTTTCATCACGCTCAATGTTTTGATTAATTGCTTGTGCAATGTCAATCGGATATGTGATGGTTTTGTGGTTTTGGGAAATATGATGAGGAGAGGTTTTAGACCTGATATTGTCACTTATACATCCTTGGTCCAGGGCTTGTGTGCAGAAAATAGAATTTTTGAGGCAACCAAGTTGTTTATGAAAATGGTGAAGTTAGGGTGTAGGCCTGACGCATTTACTTGTTCTATTTTGATTAATGGGTTGTGTCAAACTGGAAATACGAGCATTGCAGTTAAGTTGCATGAAGGAATGACTGACATGAATAGTGGATATGGCATTTATTGTAAACCGGATCAAGTTTGGTATAATACTATAATTAATGGGCTTTGTCAAAATGGGATGGTAGAAAAGGCAAAAGAACTTTTCTCGGAAATGAAAGATGCAGGGTTTCTTCCTGATGTAATGGCTTATAACCCTCTAATACATGGTTTGTGCTATGATGGAAAATGGGAAGAGGCTAATGGTTTGTTTACTGAGATGGTAGATCAAGGGGTCCGGCCTGATGTGGTTACATTCAATGTGTTGATAGATCTGCTTTGCAAGCAGGGAAAGATGCAAGAAGCTAATGATTTTCTAGAACTGATGATTCAGAGCGGTGAGAATCCCGACTCATTTACGTACAAGAGTTTGATAATTGGCTTTTGTATATCAGGTAGGTTTGATGAAGCAAAGGAACTTTTCCTTTCTATGCCAAGTAAAGGGTTTAAAACTGATTATAGCTTCAGTGCGTTGATTAATGGGTATTGCAAGAAGTGGAAGACTGACGAAGGTATGGATCTTTTCAGGGAAATGGTTCATAGGGGAATTAGGCCCTCAGTTGATACATACAATGCTTTATTAACAGGTCTTTTCCAGGGAGGTAAGGTTGAAGATGCTCACAGGTTGCTGAACGAGATGCAAGTTCAAGGCCTAGCACCTAATTCAGCTACTTATACTATATTTTTGGATGGGCTTTGCAAGAAAGATTGTGTTCCAGAGGCCTTggaactttttaataatttgaaaaccTGTCAGTTTAGACCCAGTATTGACATCTTCAACTCTCTCATTAACGGATTGTGTAAATCTGCAAAGCTTGAAATCGCTCTGGAGCTGTTTAAACAATTGCCTTGCATGGGTCTGGTGCCTGATGTTGTAACATACAACATCATAATCAATGGCCTTTGCAAAGAAAAGCTATTAGAGAAGGCAAATGGTTTGCTtttagaaatggaagaaaagggTTGTGCTCCAGATATTGTTACATACAATACGCTAATGCATGGTTTTTTGGAAAATAGTAAGTCTTCAAATGTGGTTGAACTTCTCTGTAAAATGGCGGAGAAAAATGTATTACCAGATGCCTTTACATTCTCCATTGTGATAGACTTGCTCTCGATGGACAAAAATTATCGTGAATGTTTAAACTTACTTCCAacttttttaccccacaagaaCCTG TATTTAAAGTCGGTTACAAAAAAATTTGGCCACCCTCGAAACATCGAGCGTTGTACTGCCATGGCGGTGTCAAGAGCTGCTCGAAAAGGTAAATTGTCATCTTTGTTTGCAGACCCACAAAGGCCCACAGCTTCAAATTCCTTAACTTCTCCAGAGAATCCCATCAAAATTCCATCTTTGTTCACCAATCCTCCTCCAACACCCACTTCTTCAAGTCCCAAAACTTCATCCCAGAGGATTACTCTCAATGTTTCAGAACGGACCCAACTTACGAAATTCCTCAAAAAGAACTGTAAGTCAGGAAATTTTACTCTCACCGAAGCTCTGCAATATTTTGATGACATGATTCATATGCAGCCCATTCCTTCATTATCATCATTCAATACTTTATTAGGTGCACTTGCTAAGAGTAAGCATCACAGTCATGTTTTGTCACTTTATACTAGAATGAATTTGATTGGGTTGCTGCCTAACTTCATCACGCTCAATGTTTTGATTAATTGCTTTTGCAATGTCAATAGGATATGTGATGGTTTTGTGGTTTTGGGAAATATGATGAGGAGGGGTTATGAACCAAATATTGTAACTTATACATCCTTGGTCAAGGGTTTATGTGCAGAAAATAGGATTTTTGAGGCAACTAAGTTGTTTAAGAAAATGGTCAAGTTGGGGTTTCAGCCTAACCCGTTTACTTGTTCTATTTTGATCAAGGGGTTGTGTCAAACTGGAAATACGAGCATAGCAGTTAAGTTGCATGAAAAATTGACTAACAGGAGTAGTGGATATGGCGTTTATTGTAAACCGAATCAAGTTTGGTATGGGACTATTATTGCTGGGCTTTGTAAAAATGGAATGCTAGAAAAGGCAAGAGAACTTTTTTCGGAAATGAAAGTTGCAGGGATTCTTCCAGATGTGTATGCTTATAACTCTCTGATACATAGTTTGTGCTGCAATGAAAGATGGGAAGAGGCTCATGGTTTGTTTACTGAGATGGTAGATCAAGGGGTACGGCCTGATGCAGTTACATTCAATGTGTTGATAGATGTGCTTTGCAAGAAGGGAAAGATGCAAGAAGCTAATGATTTTCTAGAACTGATGATTCGGAGGGGTGAGAATCCCAACTCATATACATACAATAGTTTGATAATTGGCTTCTGTAAAGCAGGTAGGTTTGATGAAGCAAAGAAACTATTTGTTTCTATGCCAAGTAAAGGGTGTGAAACTGATAGTCATAACTTCAGTGCACTGATCCATGGGTATTGTAAGAAGTGGAAGATTGAGGAAGCTATGGATCTTTTTAGGGAAATGATTAGCAAGGGAGTTATGCCATCATTAACAACATACAATGCCTTATTAACTGGTCTTTTCCAGGCATGTAAGGTTGAAGATGCACGGAGGTTGCTGAATGAGATGCAAGTTCAGGGCCTGACGCCTAATTCAGCTACTTATACTATATTTATGGATGGGATTTGCAAGAATGGTTGTATTGCAGAGGCCTTGGAATTATTTCGTAATTTGGAAAACTGCAAGTTTGGATTAAGTATTGACATCTTCAACTCCCTCATTAATGGATTGTGTAAATCTGCAAAGCTTGAAATTGCTCTGGAGCTGTTTAGCCAACTGCCTCGCATGGGTCTGGTGCCTGATGTTGTAACATACAACATCATGATCAACGGCCTTTGTAAAGAAAAGCTATTAGATAAGGCAAATGGTTTGCTTTTAGAAATGGAAGCAAAAGGTTGTGCTCCAGATGTTGTTACATACAATACGCTGATGcgtggttttttagaaaatggtGAGTCGTCAAAAGTGGTTGAAGTTTTTCATGAAATGGCGAAGAAACATGTTTTACCCGATGCATCTACATTCTCCATTGTAAAACTTACTTTCAATGGATGA
- the LOC125421523 gene encoding LOW QUALITY PROTEIN: putative pentatricopeptide repeat-containing protein At1g12700, mitochondrial (The sequence of the model RefSeq protein was modified relative to this genomic sequence to represent the inferred CDS: substituted 1 base at 1 genomic stop codon), which translates to MKAVGIPPDVYAYNSLIHGLCWDGKWEEANGLFTEMVDQGVRPNVVTFNGFMEVLCKQGKMHEANDFLELMIRSGESPNSYIYTNFIAGFCIAGRFDEAKELFLSIPSKGCETVGHHFSALINGYCKKRKTEEAINLFREIVNKGVRSSIKTYNALLTGLFQAGKVDEARKMLKEMQVQDLAPNATTYIICLDGFCKNDCVPEALKLFHNLERCKSGLSIDIFNSLINGLCKTAKLEIALELFNQLPHMGLVPNVVTYTIMINALSKGALLKKANDLLLEMEEKGCAPNIVTYNTLMRHFLENSKLSNVVELLHKMAEKHVKPDASTFSIVIDLLSMDQKYRECLDLLPAFLPPKNLVIRLGIMACVRKVQIKVTGTIGDPHFLYSRGQSGVGVVIRNNLGQMMGALFMPITYHTSSSDEGFRPDVVTYNSLLKGLCAENKIVEATRLFKKMVKLGCRPSKYTCSILIQGLCKIGNASIAVKLHEEMTKRNSGYGIYCQLHQIWYNTIIDGLCKDGMVEKARELFSEMKDAGILPDVYAYNSLILGLXYDGKWKEADGLFTQMVDQGVRPNVVTFNVLIDVLCLNGNIQKAYDILELMIRSGENLDSYAYTSLITGFCIAGRFDEAKELFLSIPSKGCEISNHNFCALINGYCKKWKTEEATNLFREIVCKGVRPSVDTYNALLTGIFQEGKVKDASRVLHKMQVQGLSPNSTT; encoded by the exons ATGAAAGCTGTAGGGATTCCTCCAGATGTGTATGCTTATAACTCTCTGATACATGGTTTGTGCTGGGATGGAAAATGGGAAGAGGCTAATGGTTTGTTTACTGAGATGGTAGATCAAGGGGTCCGACCTAATGTGGTTACATTCAATGGGTTCATGGAGGTGCTTTGCAAGCAGGGAAAGATGCATGAAGCTAATGATTTTCTAGAACTGATGATTCGGAGCGGTGAGAGTCCCAActcatatatatacactaatttTATAGCCGGCTTCTGTATAGCAGGTAGGTTTGATGAAGCAAAGGAACTATTTCTTTCTATACCAAGTAAAGGGTGTGAAACTGTTGGTCATCACTTCAGTGCATTGATAAACGGGTAttgcaagaagaggaagactgAGGAAGCTATAAATCTTTTTAGGGAAATTGTTAATAAGGGAGTTAGGTCCTCAATAAAAACATACAATGCCTTATTAACTGGTCTTTTCCAGGCAGGTAAGGTTGATGAAGCACGCAAGATGTTGAAAGAGATGCAAGTTCAAGACCTGGCCCCAAATGCAACTACTTATATTATATGTTTGGATGGGTTTTGCAAGAATGATTGTGTACCAGAGGCCTTGAAACTTTTTCATAATTTGGAAAGATGTAAGTCTGGACTAAGCATTGACATCTTCAACTCCCTCATTAATGGATTGTGTAAAACTGCAAAGCTTGAAattgctttggagctgtttAACCAATTGCCTCACATGGGTCTGGTGCCTAATGTTGTAACATACACCATCATGATCAACGCCCTTTCTAAGGGAGCACTATTAAAGAAGGCAAATGATTTGCTtctagaaatggaagaaaagggTTGTGCTCCAAATATTGTTACATACAATACGCTAATGCgtcattttttggaaaatagtaAGTTGTCAAATGTTGTTGAACTTCTTCATAAAATGGCAGAGAAACATGTTAAACCAGATGCTTCTACATTCTCCATTGTGATAGACTTACTCTCCATGGACCAAAAATATCGTGAATGTTTAGACTTACTTCCAGCCTTTTTACCCCCCAAGAACTTG GTTATACGTTTGGGAATAATG GCTTGTGTTAGGAAGGTACAGATCAAGGTCACAGGAACCATAGGTGATCCCCATTTTTTGTATAGTAG AGGTCAATCAGGAGTAGGGGTGGTGATTAGGAATAACCTTGGTCAGATGATGGGAGCTCTGTTCATGCCCATCACCTATCACACATCATCATCAGAT GAGGGTTTTAGACCAGATGTTGTCACTTATAACTCCTTGCTCAAGGGTTTGTGTGCAGAAAACAAAATTGTTGAGGCAACCAGGTTGTTTAAGAAAATGGTGAAGTTGGGGTGTCGGCCTAGCAAGTATACTTGTTCCATTTTGATTCAGGGGTTGTGTAAAATTGGAAATGCGAGCATTGCAGTTAAGTTGCATGAAGAAATGACTAAGAGGAATAGTGGATATGGCATTTATTGTCAGCTGCATCAAATTTGGTATAATACTATAATTGATGGGCTTTGTAAAGACGGAATGGTAGAAAAGGCAAGAGAACTTTTCTCAGAAATGAAAGATGCAGGGATTCTTCCAGATGTGTATGCTTATAACTCTCTAATACTTGGTTTATGATATGATGGAAAATGGAAAGAGGCTGATGGTTTGTTTACTCAGATGGTGGATCAAGGGGTTAGGCCTAACGTGGTTACATTTAATGTGTTGATAGATGTGCTTTGCCTGAACGGAAACATACAAAAAGCTTATGATATTCTAGAACTGATGATTCGGAGCGGTGAGAATCTCGACTCATATGCATACACTAGTTTGATAACTGGCTTCTGTATAGCAGGTAGGTTTGATGAAGCAAAGGAACTATTTCTTTCTATTCCAAgtaaagggtgtgaaattagtaATCATAACTTCTGTGCATTGATCAATGGGTATTGCAAGAAGTGGAAGACTGAGGAAGCTACAAATCTTTTTAGAGAAATTGTTTGCAAGGGAGTTAGGCCTTCAGTTGATACCTACAATGCCTTATTAACCGGAATCTTCCAGGAAGGTAAG